The Hyphomonas sediminis genome contains a region encoding:
- the pdhA gene encoding pyruvate dehydrogenase (acetyl-transferring) E1 component subunit alpha — protein sequence MATKPKSTKKAPAKASKAEMLNYYREMLLIRRFEEKAGQLYGMGKIAGFCHLYIGQEAVVTGMQACLKEGDQVITGYRDHGHMLACGMDPNGVMAELTGRIGGLSRGKGGSMHMFSKEKNFYGGHGIVGAQVPLGTGLAFANRYRGNDNVSLAYFGDGAANQGQVYEAFNMASLWKLPVIYVIENNMYAMGTSVERHASETELYKRGISFEIEGEEVDGMDVLAVREAGEKAVKHARSGKGPYILEMKTYRYRGHSMSDPAKYRKREEVDDIRTHHDPIEGLKGQILELGHATEDDLKKIDNEIKAIVKEAADFSLESPEPDPSELWTDVLIEEGV from the coding sequence ATGGCGACAAAACCTAAAAGTACCAAAAAGGCACCCGCTAAGGCCTCGAAGGCCGAGATGCTGAATTACTACCGCGAGATGCTGCTGATCCGGCGTTTCGAGGAAAAAGCCGGCCAGCTCTATGGCATGGGCAAGATCGCAGGCTTCTGCCACCTCTATATCGGACAGGAAGCGGTGGTTACCGGCATGCAGGCCTGCCTCAAGGAAGGCGATCAGGTCATCACCGGCTATCGCGACCACGGCCACATGCTGGCCTGTGGCATGGACCCCAACGGCGTCATGGCAGAGCTGACCGGGCGCATTGGCGGGCTTTCGCGCGGCAAGGGCGGCTCCATGCACATGTTCTCGAAAGAGAAGAACTTCTATGGTGGCCACGGCATCGTCGGCGCGCAGGTGCCGCTGGGCACGGGGCTCGCCTTCGCCAACAGATATCGCGGCAATGACAATGTCAGCCTCGCTTACTTTGGCGATGGCGCGGCCAACCAGGGCCAGGTTTACGAGGCCTTCAACATGGCTTCGCTCTGGAAGCTGCCGGTGATCTACGTCATCGAGAACAACATGTACGCGATGGGCACGAGCGTTGAGCGCCACGCCTCCGAGACCGAGCTGTACAAGCGCGGCATCTCCTTCGAGATCGAAGGCGAGGAAGTCGACGGCATGGACGTGCTGGCAGTGCGCGAAGCGGGCGAGAAAGCCGTCAAGCATGCGCGCAGCGGCAAGGGCCCCTACATCCTCGAGATGAAGACCTACCGGTATCGCGGCCACTCGATGTCCGACCCGGCCAAGTATCGCAAGCGTGAGGAAGTCGACGACATCCGCACCCACCACGATCCGATTGAAGGCCTCAAGGGCCAGATCCTGGAGCTGGGCCACGCAACCGAGGACGACCTCAAGAAGATCGACAACGAAATCAAAGCCATCGTGAAAGAGGCCGCCGACTTCTCCCTGGAGAGCCCGGAGCCCGATCCGAGCGAGCTGTGGACGGATGTTCTGATCGAAGAGGGTGTGTGA
- a CDS encoding FtsB family cell division protein: MSMVSRLQALGLSLLVLYFAFHAFAGEKGLGRWTDAQIELENRKTELADIQQEIDRLRVDIRRLTPGSVDPDYVEALARDKLAFAYPGEIVLLTPERSSAN; encoded by the coding sequence ATGAGCATGGTTTCACGGCTTCAGGCTCTTGGGCTCAGCTTGCTGGTGCTCTACTTTGCCTTCCACGCGTTCGCGGGGGAGAAGGGGCTTGGCCGTTGGACGGATGCCCAGATAGAGCTGGAAAACCGCAAGACCGAACTGGCCGATATCCAGCAGGAAATCGATCGTCTGCGGGTGGATATCCGGCGTCTTACGCCAGGTTCAGTTGACCCTGATTATGTGGAAGCGTTAGCACGTGATAAGCTCGCTTTTGCTTATCCGGGAGAAATTGTTCTCCTTACCCCCGAACGTAGCTCTGCAAATTGA
- the eno gene encoding phosphopyruvate hydratase gives MSEIIDIHAREILDSRGNPTVEVDVTLDDGCTGRAAVPSGASTGAYEAHEQRDGDKSRYNGKGVLKAVDAVNGEICNELTGMDATDQRLIDTLMIDLDGTDNKSRLGANAILGVSMAVAKAAAESCSQPLYRYIGGANARILPTPMMNIINGGAHADNPIDIQEFMIMPVSAESISEAVRMGAEVFHALKKTLHDAGHNTNVGDEGGFAPNLASADEAIGFIMKSIEKAGYRPGEDIALALDAASTEFYKNGKYELAGEGKSLSSGEFAQYLADLCGRYPILSIEDGMAEDDWDGWIALTEMLGDRVQLVGDDLFVTNPDRLAIGLQRGAANSILVKVNQIGTLSETLDAVELAHLHGYTAVMSHRSGETEDSTIADLAVATNCGQIKTGSLSRSDRIAKYNQLIRIEEELGPIGMYAGLARINAS, from the coding sequence ATGAGCGAAATCATCGACATTCACGCCCGCGAAATTCTCGACAGCCGCGGCAATCCGACGGTCGAAGTCGATGTCACGCTGGACGACGGCTGCACTGGCCGCGCCGCCGTGCCATCGGGCGCTTCCACGGGTGCCTACGAGGCCCACGAGCAGCGCGACGGCGACAAGTCCCGCTACAACGGCAAAGGTGTCCTGAAGGCCGTCGATGCCGTCAACGGCGAGATCTGCAACGAGCTGACCGGCATGGACGCCACCGACCAGCGCCTGATCGATACGCTGATGATCGACCTGGACGGCACGGACAACAAATCCCGTCTCGGCGCCAACGCCATTCTCGGCGTCTCGATGGCCGTCGCGAAGGCCGCTGCCGAATCCTGCTCCCAGCCGCTCTACCGCTATATCGGCGGCGCCAATGCCCGCATCCTGCCGACGCCGATGATGAACATCATCAATGGCGGCGCCCATGCGGACAACCCGATCGACATCCAGGAATTCATGATCATGCCCGTCAGCGCCGAGAGCATCTCGGAAGCTGTCCGCATGGGCGCGGAAGTCTTCCACGCCCTGAAGAAAACCCTGCATGACGCCGGCCACAACACGAATGTCGGCGATGAAGGCGGCTTTGCTCCCAACCTCGCTTCGGCAGACGAGGCCATCGGCTTCATCATGAAATCCATCGAGAAGGCCGGCTACCGCCCCGGCGAAGACATCGCGCTCGCCCTCGATGCCGCCTCCACCGAGTTCTACAAGAATGGCAAGTATGAGCTGGCCGGCGAGGGCAAGTCGCTCTCCTCGGGCGAGTTCGCCCAATACCTCGCAGACCTCTGCGGCCGTTACCCGATTCTCTCGATCGAAGACGGCATGGCTGAAGACGACTGGGATGGCTGGATCGCGCTGACCGAAATGCTGGGCGACCGCGTTCAGCTCGTCGGCGACGACCTGTTCGTGACCAACCCCGACCGCCTGGCCATCGGCCTGCAGCGCGGCGCGGCCAACTCCATTCTCGTGAAGGTCAACCAGATCGGCACGCTGTCGGAAACGTTGGATGCGGTCGAGCTGGCCCACCTGCACGGCTACACCGCCGTCATGTCCCACCGGTCGGGCGAAACCGAGGATTCGACGATTGCCGACCTTGCCGTGGCCACCAATTGCGGCCAGATCAAAACCGGCTCGCTCAGCCGGTCTGACCGGATTGCGAAGTACAACCAGCTGATTCGTATCGAAGAAGAGCTTGGCCCGATCGGCATGTACGCCGGTCTCGCCCGCATCAATGCGAGCTGA
- a CDS encoding histidine phosphatase family protein, whose protein sequence is MSALPGTTGRRRIYLMRHGFVDYTSPAVRAARDPKVATLTERGEEEARAAGIALSEVHFDLALCSGLTRTRQTAELVLAQHPGAPALEEDGRWGELRSGSYMDFHSAEHLAAVMTFTFEQAGEQGAEFLPGGERFADALIRIREGLAALLARPNWASALVVAHEVVNRMLLADIIGAPLGASAGFEQDTGCINILDFDLVPAESGEGTVVERGVIKAVNLTPANYLKNGMNLRSLEAIFTRPAEE, encoded by the coding sequence ATGAGCGCGCTGCCCGGCACCACCGGGCGCCGGCGCATCTATCTGATGCGGCACGGCTTTGTGGACTACACGTCCCCGGCCGTGCGCGCCGCGCGCGATCCCAAGGTCGCCACGCTGACGGAGCGGGGTGAAGAGGAGGCGCGCGCGGCGGGCATCGCCCTCTCCGAAGTGCATTTCGATCTGGCGCTCTGCTCGGGCCTCACCCGCACGCGCCAGACGGCAGAACTCGTCCTCGCCCAGCATCCCGGCGCCCCGGCGCTGGAGGAAGACGGCCGCTGGGGCGAGCTGCGTTCGGGCAGCTATATGGACTTCCATTCCGCCGAGCATCTGGCGGCGGTGATGACCTTCACCTTCGAACAGGCCGGCGAGCAGGGGGCGGAGTTCCTTCCCGGCGGCGAGCGATTCGCCGACGCCCTGATTCGCATCCGTGAGGGTCTGGCGGCGCTTCTGGCCCGGCCAAACTGGGCATCAGCGCTGGTTGTCGCTCACGAGGTCGTGAACCGGATGCTGCTGGCCGACATTATCGGCGCGCCGCTCGGCGCCAGTGCGGGCTTCGAGCAGGACACCGGCTGCATCAATATTCTCGACTTCGACCTGGTGCCCGCCGAGAGCGGGGAGGGCACCGTGGTTGAGCGCGGCGTGATCAAGGCGGTGAACCTGACGCCCGCTAACTACCTGAAAAACGGGATGAACTTGCGCAGCCTCGAAGCCATCTTCACCCGGCCTGCGGAGGAATAG
- a CDS encoding CaiB/BaiF CoA transferase family protein produces the protein MAQGPLAGVRIVEFAGIGPGPFCGMLLSDMGADVIRIDRPGSGKPGHAADVVGRGRRSIGLNLKDPADVEVALKLIEQADGLIEGFRPGVMERNGLGPDVVLARNPKLVYGRMTGWGQHGALAHSAGHDLNYIAITGALHAMGDGDGRPRPPLNLVGDYGGGALYLAMGLLAAIINVKNGGKGQVIDVAMSDGAASLTAMFWGMRAMGVWTDDREANMLDGGAHFYDTYETKDGKWVSIGSIEPQFYAILREKAGLTDAAFDAQMNRAQWPELKKKVMAVIKTKTQAEWNEIMEGTDICYAPVLSMADAPKYKHNTDRGTFVEIEGVVQPAPAPRFSATPGAIQGRPPGLGEHTEEILKDWGVSR, from the coding sequence ATGGCTCAGGGGCCCCTCGCAGGCGTCAGAATTGTGGAATTTGCAGGCATCGGGCCTGGGCCGTTCTGCGGGATGCTGCTGTCTGACATGGGCGCGGACGTGATCCGCATCGACCGTCCGGGCAGTGGCAAGCCGGGCCATGCGGCGGATGTCGTTGGCCGTGGCCGCCGCTCCATCGGCCTGAACCTGAAGGATCCGGCAGACGTGGAAGTCGCCCTGAAGCTGATCGAGCAGGCAGACGGCCTGATCGAAGGCTTCCGTCCCGGCGTGATGGAGCGCAACGGCCTCGGGCCGGATGTGGTCCTCGCGCGCAATCCGAAGCTGGTCTATGGCCGCATGACCGGCTGGGGCCAGCATGGCGCGCTCGCCCATTCGGCGGGCCATGACCTCAACTACATCGCCATCACCGGCGCCCTGCATGCGATGGGCGATGGCGATGGCCGCCCGCGTCCGCCGCTGAACCTTGTCGGCGATTATGGTGGCGGCGCGCTCTATCTCGCGATGGGCCTGCTGGCGGCGATCATCAATGTAAAGAATGGCGGCAAGGGCCAGGTGATTGACGTGGCAATGTCTGACGGCGCGGCGTCGCTGACGGCCATGTTCTGGGGCATGCGCGCCATGGGCGTGTGGACCGACGACCGCGAGGCCAACATGCTCGATGGCGGCGCACACTTCTACGACACCTACGAAACCAAGGACGGTAAATGGGTGTCCATCGGTTCCATCGAGCCGCAATTCTACGCCATCCTGCGGGAGAAGGCCGGCCTCACCGATGCTGCTTTCGACGCCCAGATGAACCGCGCCCAGTGGCCGGAGCTGAAGAAGAAGGTCATGGCAGTCATCAAGACCAAGACCCAGGCCGAGTGGAACGAGATCATGGAAGGCACCGACATCTGCTACGCGCCGGTGCTCTCCATGGCGGACGCGCCGAAGTACAAGCACAACACAGATCGCGGCACTTTCGTCGAGATCGAAGGCGTGGTTCAGCCCGCGCCGGCTCCGCGCTTCTCGGCCACGCCGGGCGCCATTCAGGGCCGCCCGCCGGGCCTGGGTGAGCACACTGAAGAGATCCTCAAGGATTGGGGCGTCTCCCGCTGA
- the rpmF gene encoding 50S ribosomal protein L32: MAVPKSKKSKSRTRMRRSHDRLAMNTYIEDANSGELRRPHHIDLKTGMYRGKQILEPSDEI, encoded by the coding sequence ATGGCAGTCCCCAAGAGTAAGAAATCCAAATCGCGCACCCGTATGCGCCGCTCCCATGACCGTCTGGCGATGAACACCTACATCGAAGACGCCAATTCGGGCGAACTGCGCCGTCCGCACCACATCGACCTGAAAACGGGCATGTATCGCGGCAAGCAGATCCTCGAGCCGAGCGACGAAATCTAG